A stretch of DNA from Pangasianodon hypophthalmus isolate fPanHyp1 chromosome 2, fPanHyp1.pri, whole genome shotgun sequence:
ATTAAAAATCCAAGTATAGTATAGTCAGGTCAAgagggtttttattgtcattcctctatatagcttgtatacattggaatgaaatgtctTTTCTCCAGGACCTTTTTAAAACACATAAGACTACACAAAGTGAAGCTATACAACCATACGGTActtttacagtaaagtataGTATTACAGATGGGGTTTGTGCATCTTTTAAACAATTCATTTTCTTCCCAACACTTCCTTCTACAGGCTAATAcaaagtttatttgtttatggctGTAGAACTGTGAATGTATCAGTAAACCATTACTTGTTGGTGACACACATGATGGTTGTGCATGATGGTGAAAGGATAATCTGAGGAATGATTTACAAAACAGACATTAATTGTTTTATACAGACGGAACACATCTGAACTGTGGAACTCGGGTTTATTTGACCTAGTGAACAAATTCCCCCTGGATACACAGTTCCCAACATCTCAACTGTTCTCTGTAATTCTGGAATTCTTTCTTCGTAATTACCTACTTACTAAGGACAGGCTCTGCTAACCAGTAAACTTAAATACACATACCCAAAACATGTTGCTAACTCCAATTACAATTTAGCTTCTGGGTAAGTACACTTTTATGCCTAGCTTGCTTACTTAAACAATACCTTATGGTTTATTGCATAATTATGGGCTATTAGCTTCCAAAAATAGGTTATACTTGGAACCGTTTATGACAGCAAAACACTCTGTTCTACGGTTCTACATAGAAGCTTTAAGGGTTCTCCTAGACGAacaagggttagggttagggttcatgaTTATATCATGATTATAtaaaaatttctaaaatataaaatatatgtataatgataatgtgtaaaaacatttgCCATAttaatttttccaaaatatttgttatttgtagTTGTCTATTTAATATTCTTTTTGCAAACATTAACAagtgtttgtatatatttttctttaatttgagCATACTGGTGTTACAGTAAACATCTCTTGctgtaaaacattattttaactcTGCACTAGGccacacagttacagtataaGCTTAACCACACCTCTGGGCCCTGAGGATTTTTCATATTCATGCTTCTGTTTAGATGAGAATGGAAATTGTTCAACAAACAAGAAATTCATATTTTTCCATCATATTGTATCTTGTACTATGATACTCAGTAAGAGATCAGTGATTTATTAAGCTATTCTAAAATGGCTGTTATGAAcatcatttattatataatacagtatatttagcaTAATTAACTAATATATCGTTATTACAATATATCAGTTTAATTGCGGTTAATCTAGTCAGCATTTTGTCTGTAAAAATATTCTGCTTATAAGGTGGTTAGGAAATGTCTCCACTGGATTAATGTGTCTACTGGACAGGGAATGTCTTCACTGGATTAATGTCTCCACTAGATTAATGTCTCCACTGGATAAGAAATGTCTCCACTGGATTAATGTCCCCACTGGACAGGAAGGGTCTCCACTGGACAGGAAGAGTCTCCACTGGACAGGAAATGTCCCCACTGGATTAATGTGTCTACTGGACAGGAAGGGTCTCCACTGGACAGGAAGAGTCTCCACTGGACAGGAAATGTCCCCACTGGATTAATGTGTCTACTGGAAAGGGAATGTCTCCACTAGATTAATGTCCCCACTGGACAGGAAGAGTCTCCACTGGATTAATGTCTCCATTGGATTAATGTCTCCACTGGACAGGAAATGTCTCCACTAGATTAATGTCTCACTGGACAGGAAATGTCTCCACAGGACAGGAAATGTCTCCACTAGATTAATGTCTCACTGGACAGGAAATGTCTCCACAGGACAGGAAATGTCTCCACTAGATGGCGGTAATGGGTAAAGATGAAACTAGTGGAGAGAGGGAAGAAAgtggagagaagaagaaagactTTTCTCCCTCAGGAGAGAATTCACTTTGCCAATAGCTGGTTCAGTTTTAGAACTAAATGATTAATATGACTTGACTATCCTACATTTGAAATGAGTCTAAGGTCAGATGCAGATAACTGTATCCTGTTTACTGAGCCAGTCATACTGAGGTATATCATGGTTAGTCAGTGAgtctttccttcactttctttAAAGTACTGTAATACATTACAGGCTGAGTGACACTGATATATCTTTGTGTTCTCCTTTGCTCTTTGCACTTTGGCTTgctgtaattttatattaacCCAGGATTCATTCAGAGCTCCTGTTGATAAACTTGTAATGATTAAACAGCAAGCGTTTAGCAGAAGTTTAGGACTTTTCTCCAGAGTTCCTGAGCTGCTTGGGAGTCttgagaggaggaagaaaatTCAGCAGAACCGAGACCttgataacaaaaaaaaaaagtgaaaattacaTCGAAAAGTAAGTTTCAGTGTGAACTTATCAGCTGCAGACAGAGGAACTGCTCCTACAACCTACAAAAAACTtcataaaggtaccaaactgtactgttCCTTGTCTCTGGGGTGCTACCATCAATTTTACCTTCTTCTGTATCTtcaatatgtatatttataccTCTAAAATtctttaaggtacataattggacctttaAAGCTTCATTAAGCTTTGCTAAAGGTACAGATGATGTAGCCTGGAtagtaccaccccagtgacaggTAAATGTACAGTTTGGTGCCtttgtttctgagagtgttGTACGCTCGTTATTGTGCTTTACGTTGTATATAGTACCTTGTATATTGTACATGTATAAATCCCTCAAGATAAAGTGGCATGTTCATGTTACAGTATGTTTATTCGTAATAGATATATTCATTGTTTTGGCTGTATTTTACTTCCTTAAATGTTTAAgacattaatttaaattaataccGCCATCTGTGAGCTTTCCTGTGGGACAGCGGTACACAGATTCACATTTGTACTGGCATTAAAGGAGAACTCCATCctcaaacacattaaatacatgATCAGATCAAGACTAGATCAACATGttgaaagaatttaaaaaaaaaaaaaggtcaatgtggaatttcattataaaataaatcttggacagcACTAAAATTGAcatagttagttagttatcaAAATTAATATGCATGCTGTTTTGGGTGTATTTTTCCTTTGATAAACAAATGCATCTAAAGACATTATTTGACATTTGtgtgcttttccttttttctcccttttacATGCACTGATGGCCCAGTGCATGTAGTGATTAGGAAGTTCCAGCCCTCAGACTCTGAAGCAGTGAAAATCATATTTCAAGATGGAATCAAGGAGCACATTACTTCTTCATTCATCTATGCCATTTCCCAGCCACTCCACATTACTCTGACTCTGTGCTTCTGTATTGCGGGATATATACTGTTTGGAGAATCAGTTGTTCTGGCTTTGCTGGCTGGAGCATCCTGGATTGGCCTGTTGTTATACTGCTGCTATGAGTTCTACACTGGGTATGTCCGACTGAAGCTGCGCACAGACATGCGAGACATCACAGGCTTTTACATTAGAAACCCAGACAACTGCTTCTGGGTTGCAGAAGCTCAAGTCAATGGGCGACCCCTGGTGGTGGGTATGGTGGCTGTAGAGGCCAGAAATATTCCAAATAGTGATGGGCAAAAGTACGGAGAACTTTTCCGAATGAGTGTGTCTTCTGAGTGCCGTCACGCTGGTGTCGGGTCACGCCTGGGGAACGTAGCTGTGGACTTTTGTAAAGAACGAGGCTTCTCAAAGGTTGTGCTTCAAACTACCTTTCCTCAGAGGGCAGCTATCTCCCTTTACATTAAGATGGGCTTTAAACTTGTGCAAACCCACACTCAAAGTGAAGGTCCTTGGTGGATCAACAGGCTGATCAGAGTTAAGATtctgaaaatggagaaaatccTTTAAACTTTAATCCACTCATCCattcatatacactatatggccaaaggtttgtggacgcctgaccatcacatccatatgtgctttccgaacatcccatttcagactTTGCTGAGGTTGGCTCCTTTTAATATGTTAGCAAGTTTAAAAATGATCCAATAAAATCCCGATTTTTGATGTGGCAACCATTGTattcataaaacaaataaaaacaatgaacaaCACTGGAAGCTTGAATGTAATGAGCTGATTAGCATATAAACAGACTATGCAGCTATCAGAGTTCAGTCTGTTTGCCCAGAAATGCATTTAGCTACTAGTGAAAATACAGTGGTTAAAATGCGGTGGTTAAATTCTAGTCAGGATACAATCCAGATACAAGACACAGAAAATGACCAGATGGAAGCTGGCTGTCTGCTCTGTGTTTTggcctgtgattttttttcttttgggaGGTGATCACTCTGCTCTGGacttttcattctcttttcaTTCATCCACTCTCTCTAGTCATGAGCTGTCATAGAGCCAAAGCCTTGTTGCTGCAGTGTATCAGTGCTCACTATGTCTGATGGTTCATGTGGTGTAAACAGCAAAACCATGCCACTGTGAGCATGTTTCATGAGCTACGCTTATTACCTGCTTTTAATGTTACACATTCTCCTACACTCTTCTTGAAAAAACTCTGAATAGGCCCTTACTGAACAGTGTATTCTTCTCACAGTGTGTTTAGAAATACTCAGAACAGCTTTGCACTTAAAATGTAGATCTCGAGGCACAACACCACAACGGTCTGTCTTGAATTAACTTTGTATCCCAAAGACACTAGAATGAGAACTAGATGCTCACTGGGGAGAGTTTCAATGCCTATGGTCTACCTGTACACATTTCAAACAAATTGGGTGTCTTCGTCTATCCCATCTCAGCAGGTGCTCTCTTTTGAATTGgatcaaaatatgaataatttcaCTTTGAACACACTCTTAATAAGTATCTGGTTCCATGTGGCAACACAGTAATAAGTGAAAAAGTTCAAAGGGTATGGAAGCTGTATATAGTTACTGTATGATGTAGTTAAACTTTGGCTGGCTATAAAAATTATCTTAATTATTTTCTGAGAGGAACATCATACACTGTCCCATTGTGAAAAATCAGGACAGTgcagaaatattatttaaaatattaaatagagATTTTATTTGGTGCTCTTGAGACATGGTGACTAGCACTATTAAGGAATATTAACTTAAtaactaattactaattaacaAATAAACTTAATAAAGTAATGTGACATATTAAAAGAACTTATATTACTCCTTTAACATTATAACAGAAAAACTTAAAGTCAGCACCTTCTATAATAAGTATACACTACTTTGAAGTTTGAAGTTCCAGAGCTGGTACCATATTACTCTTTCCACAGAGATCACCTTGATAATAAGAATGCTGAATCTCCTGTCATGAATTCTTCACAAATTCACTAGAGGCATCTTTATCTGACTTTTTCTGCTTCTTCTAAACCAGCAGATTTGTCATTGTTAGTTATTAGAAGACAACTGTGTTTAgagacagtaaaaaaaacagtcaatcAGCAAAGATGTCAAGTCACCCAGTTAAAATCTGATGGATAAAATCATGGATGGATGAAAAGTTCTACCCATGCTTGAAATACATCACTTTGCAGAAGAAAATGTGTTCAAAATTGTGTTTCCCATTTAAAGACTGATCTTTAAACTGTCCAGTCTGGTTTTAACGGTATAAGTATTATCTTAAAGAAAGAATTGACAGACAAAGTCCATACATTAATTAGgtttgcagttttatttaatataaatctgcTTAAAGTAATAAATTACACTGGTTTCATGTAattttgatattgatattgcatTGATATTGCTTTGCATGCGAGAATTGTGTAggctaatattttaattattgtttcttactcatgcagtttttatttgtaagagAAAACTGCACATGTATTTCCTCAGCTGGCCCAGGACCCACTATTAAATACCCTAGAACTGCCCTTATAACCTATTGCACCACTTCTAAGTTTCTGTCTCTGTAATTGCTGAGTTGGTGCATGACAGCAACATGCAAGACGTGGGCTTGGTTATACTTTAATCAGAAGGCCTGCTCCTACTCTGCAAGCTGTATAAAGCTGCAGCTGTTTAAAGCTCAGTAAATTAGAACAAGAAAATGAATAGGCATAATTCTGTGACCCTCAAGAAATCAGTAAAGTTGACTGATGtcatataaatttttattttacagaaatcctATGTcacatttagtaaaaaaaacCTACTAACACTgactctttctgtttttgtttgtttgtttttaaataaaatttgccaTATCAGATTTCTAGGGGGATTAAAACCGACGAcagttccagcatgacattTCCTAAAGCACAGCCATATGAAATTAGTTATTTTcatctaaatgtgtgtgtcatatCGATGCCGGAAATGGCATCTAACTACACATCCCAGCATTCAGcctggcctacaaacatggccgctgaGGACTACAATACCCAAactctctcacattcacacccacctgattactgatcatACACATCTGGACTCAATCACCGTCACAGCACACTCACAATATAAATggacattcaacacacacatgcattgtGAAGTATACTCTCAGTGTTTCATAGCTGTTGATACTGAGCTTTTTGATTCCTGCTTGTCTCTCTGGTTCTCGATATTGTTCTGGCTTCGTTTGTGATATTCTGCCTGTTTTTTGACCTAATTTTTGGATTACTTCTTTGTCGTTTGCTACGGTTATTAAAGCCATTGAGTACCTGCACTTGCGTCCTCAACTGTTTTCTGCCAGTGTGATTGAACTAGATCAATATATCAAGAAAAAATCTTCATCTACTACCTTTATAATACAACCACTACAGAATCTGTATTTAAATAGTTGAATAATAgtcatgtatgtatgtatgtatgtatgtatgtatatatttactatTACTAATttcactattactactattactatttagCTCCATTTGCTCCAATACACCTTCCCCATAGGCTGCTCAGAATACTTTTTTACCCTAAGTAGCAGTTATAGCAGACACAGTGGTCAGTGGTCACAGTGCATGTGCCCTTTGAGTGCTGCTGTGGAAGCAGTTTAACTAAATCTAATCAAAAGCAACATTATTTAAAGCATTACATTTTAGAGTTTGTAAGTTATAAGCTGATTGCCctaaaattacataaataaagtaAGACTAAAATTCTGAAATGAgaataataatattgaaattAATCTAAAGATCctttttagttattaaataaaGCTGCTTGGTTTAAATTGAGGCAAAATcaaatcacattattattcttataGTTATAATAAGTAGTAAGTAGTAATTTGACCTTCACTGTATTGGACACCGCTGTTGACTCATTGCAGATTGTTTTGACTTAGAATACACACATCTCTAAGGTGAATGACAGTTGTGTGGGTCCAAAGCAAAGAAACGTTGAGAAACCAGGGCCAAAGTTACAGTAGCTGATGTTATATCATTGGcaatgtttttgtgtatttttctgtcAAAGCAACAAGTTCAAAAGTTGTGAAATTCCAGAACATGATGACATTGAATCTGTGTCTGTGCAGTGTCAGCTGATAGTCCTCCCTCCTCCCGTAAGCAAAAAAGCACATATTTGAGCGtgtacacccacacacacattgtccTTGAACTCTAGTGTGGTTTTATAGATAAACAGCATATCCGTGTATGTTTTGGTGCTTATTTATCgagggacaaaaaaaattgcccaGTGAATGAATTACCATAAATTCTCAGTTTTTGTTACTCTGAAttctaaaatgtaattaatgcCTTTGCTGGGCTGTTAATACAACTCTAATGAGTCAGGTTTTTTAATTAGTAATCTGTCTGTATATACTTAGCAATACCCACCTGAGACTAAATTATGGATAACaactttttaaacaattaaacaaacaaacagtttaaacaaaCTCCAACCAAATCATCACTGCAAAATTTACCAAATGCAAAATCTATACCCTCTGTATTAAAGCACAAaatgcgagagagagagagagagagaaagagagagatgagacgAGACAGTGTGACTGCATCTCACTTGCGCCTTGAGATTTGAGATTTCTCAGATAGCATGGTGCACCATTGCAAATCCAGAGCAGTTACACCTGACATGGCAAAGTCTGTCTCTCCGCTTACTGTTTGTTTATTGCTGGTCACTACTGACATCACTGCTCAGTGTCCAGAACAGTGGCTATAGAAGGAGGGTGACACTTCTTCTTACCACTGAGACCATGAAAGACGATTAGCATTACTATGCAAAGCCCCTTAGTGTTTCTTCTTTATGTGAAAGCTGAAATCTTGGCCACACTGTCCTTTGTTTGTGTAGGCCTGGATAGCTCAGTGAGAGGCCATTACCTGTGATCGGAATAAATGGATATGCCACCACCCAATTTATGACTGGGGCCTCTTGCTCTACCTCTGCATATCACCTTTATACATAAAAAACCTTTTCTAAAGCCTTGGTGGGATGCTTCAACCAACTGGACCCACTTGGAATGGCTCTTTTTGCCAGATCTAATATAGTAGGTAGTACCTAGTACCATTGTTGATGGTTAGACAAGTTGGCTTGTTTATGCAGGTTTGGGATTGCTGTCTTGTCCCATGTCCTTGTCAGTCAAGAGCATTGATGGGACAATGGTTTGACCAATTTCTCAGAGTTTGACCAGTTTCTAAGGTCTATCAAAGGGGCCAGATTCAAAGGCAAGGGAACCAGATGGCCCCAAGGATGAGAAGCCTTAGCAGTCCTAAAATCATAGATAGACGGGCCTTGCCACTCTCTATATAATATTACTTTCCAGGTTGACTTATTCACGTGAAGCAATGTTAGGTTGCTGACAGCCTACAACATCTTTTTCTCTTGTGTATCTGTAGGCATGGGTCTCATGGAACCTAGGAGCAACAGGCATTCTTTTTCCAGGGACACTACTTCTCTGGTCAAGAAAAGGAAATTCGACATTCGAGGGCTCCTGCTTTCACTGATCTCTATCACTCAGT
This window harbors:
- the nat8l2 gene encoding N-acetyltransferase 8-like 2 isoform X2 → MIRKFQPSDSEAVKIIFQDGIKEHITSSFIYAISQPLHITLTLCFCIAGYILFGESVVLALLAGASWIGLLLYCCYEFYTGYVRLKLRTDMRDITGFYIRNPDNCFWVAEAQVNGRPLVVGMVAVEARNIPNSDGQKYGELFRMSVSSECRHAGVGSRLGNVAVDFCKERGFSKVVLQTTFPQRAAISLYIKMGFKLVQTHTQSEGPWWINRLIRVKILKMEKIL
- the nat8l2 gene encoding N-acetyltransferase 8-like 2 isoform X1, which translates into the protein MHVVIRKFQPSDSEAVKIIFQDGIKEHITSSFIYAISQPLHITLTLCFCIAGYILFGESVVLALLAGASWIGLLLYCCYEFYTGYVRLKLRTDMRDITGFYIRNPDNCFWVAEAQVNGRPLVVGMVAVEARNIPNSDGQKYGELFRMSVSSECRHAGVGSRLGNVAVDFCKERGFSKVVLQTTFPQRAAISLYIKMGFKLVQTHTQSEGPWWINRLIRVKILKMEKIL